A genomic region of Gossypium hirsutum isolate 1008001.06 chromosome D01, Gossypium_hirsutum_v2.1, whole genome shotgun sequence contains the following coding sequences:
- the LOC107922229 gene encoding T-complex protein 1 subunit epsilon — protein sequence MALAFDEYGRPFIILKEQDQKTRLRGIDAQKANISAGKAVARILRTSLGPKGMDKILQSPDGDVTITNDGATILEQMDVDNQIAKLMVELSRSQDYEIGDGTTGVVVMAGALLEQAERLLERGIHPIRIAEGYEMASRIAVEHLEHISQKFDFGASNIEPLVQTCMTTLSSKIVNRCKRHLAEISVKAVLSVADLERKDVNLDMIKVEGKVGGKLEDTELIYGITVDKDMSHPQMPKQIEDAKIAILTCPFEPPKPKTKHKVDIDTVEKFQTLRLQEQKYFDDMVQKCKDVGATLVICQWGFDDEANHLLMHRNLPAVRWVGGVELELIAIATGGRIVPRFQELTPEKLGRAGLVREKSFGTTKDKMLYIEHCANSRAVTIFIRGGNKMMIEETKRSIHDALCVARNLIRNNSIVYGGGSAEISCSIAVEAAADKYPGVEQYAIRAFADALDSVPMALAENSGLQPIETLSAVKSQQIKDNNPHYGIDCNDVGTNDMREQDVFETLIGKQQQILLATQVVKMILKIDDVISPSDY from the exons ATGGCGTTGGCTTTCGATGAGTACGGGAGACCCTTCATTATACTCAAAGAGCAAGACCAGAAAACCAGGCTGAGAGGGATCGATGCCCAAAAAGCCAACATTTCCGCTGGCAAAGCCGTTGCCCGGATCCTCCGAACCTCTCTCGGACCCAAGGGCATGGATAAGATTCTCCAAAGCCCCGATGGCGATGTTACCATCA CAAATGACGGGGCAACAATATTGGAGCAGATGGATGTTGACAACCAAATTGCTAAGTTGATGGTTGAACTATCTCGGAGTCAGGATTACGAAATTGGTGATGGAACAACTGGTGTTGTTGTCATGGCTGGAGCACTTCTAGAGCAGGCAGAGCGGTTATTAGAACGTGGGATTCATCCCATACGAATTGCAGAGGGGTATGAAATGGCTTCAAGAATCGCCGTTGAGCATTTGGAGCACATATCTCAGAAGTTTGATTTTGGAGCATCAAATATAGAGCCTTTGGTTCAAACATGCATGACCACTTTGTCCTCAAAAAT TGTGAACCGATGCAAGCGCCATTTGGCTGAGATTTCTGTTAAAGCAGTTCTTTCTGTTGCTGATCTAGAGAGGAAAGATGTCAATTTAGATATGATTAAGGTTGAGGGGAAAGTTGGGGGAAAATTGGAGGATACTGAGCTAATATATGGAATCACTGTTGATAAGGACATGAGTCATCCACAGATGCCAAAGCAAATTGAAGATGCTAAAATTGCCATATTAACTTGCCCATTTGAGCCCCCTAAGCCAAAGACCAAACATAAGGTAGACATTGATACGGTGGAGAAGTTTCAAACTTTGCGTCTGCAAGAGCAAAAGTATTTTGATGACATGGTTCAGAAGTGCAAG GATGTTGGTGCCACCTTGGTTATCTGTCAATGGGGGTTTGATGATGAGGCAAATCATTTATTAATGCACCGGAACTTGCCTGCTGTCAGATGGGTTGGTGGTGTGGAGTTGGAGCTCATAGCAATAGCTACGG GTGGAAGGATTGTACCAAGGTTCCAGGAGTTGACCCCAGAAAAGTTGGGAAGG gctgGTTTGGTGAGAGAGAAGTCTTTTGGCACCACAAAAGATAAAATGTTGTACATTGAACATTGTGCAAATTCCAGGGCTGTAACCATATTTATTCGTGGAG GAAACAAGATGATGATAGAAGAGACAAAGCGCAGTATCCATGATGCATTGTGTGTGGCCAGGAATCTCATTCGCAACAATTCTATTGTCTATGGTGGTGGCTCAGCTGAGATTTCTTGCTCAATTGCTGTGGAGGCAGCTGCAGATAAATATCCAGGAGTTGAGCAG TATGCAATCCGGGCATTTGCTGATGCTTTAGACTCAGTCCCCATGGCCCTGGCTGAGAATAGCGGACTCCAACCCATTGAGACACTATCAGCAGTGAAATCTCAGCAAATTAAG GACAATAATCCACACTATGGAATAGACTGCAATGATGTTGGGACTAATGATATGCGGGAGCAAGACGTCTTTGAAACACTGATCGGGAAGCAGCAACAGATCTTACTGGCAACGCAAGTTGTAAAgatgattttgaaaattgatgATGTCATTTCTCCATCGGACTACTGA